Sequence from the Methanofastidiosum sp. genome:
CAATAACAAGTACATAGCAGAAGAAGTAATGGAACTTGAAGAAACTGTAGATAAATTAAACTATGAAATGGGTAAAAAAATACTGGAAAAAGCTTCTAAAGTAAATAATCCTGGTGATTTGTTAAGCTTATTACATATAACTGAAGCAACTGAAGCTATTGCCGATGCAGCTGCAGAAATAGCAGATATTGTTACTAGGGGAATTGATGCTCACCCAATTTTTAAAGAGGCTATGAAAGAAACTGACCAAATTATTGCTAGGGTAAAAATTTGTTCAGATTCGATTATTATAGACAAAACATTCCAAGAAATAAAATTACAAAGTAAAACGGGAATCTACATATTCTTAATAAAAAGGGGTAAAGACTACATCTATTCTCCGAAGAAATACTTCAAAGTTCAAGAAGGAGACATACTTTACGGAATTGGAATGGAGAGCGGTATTGAAAAATTGCAAGAGCTTGCTAACTGCAGGCCTCGGGCATAATTTTTACTCTTAATTTCCCTGTTAATCTCATGAATAAGACTGTCAAGCTACCAGCTACGACTAAATAAATCATTAGAATTTCTAAAGATATAGATCCTAAGATGAAATTGGCTGACTGGTAAAGGATAAACGAAAATACTGCAGTGAAAAATGTCAGTGCAAGTGTGCTCATTACTTCCTTTTTGTTTGTAGAGTAAGCTTCTAAGAATCTTCCAAACATTGCTATTGCAAAAGCTACATATATCAGCTCAATCCGCGATAGAATTGTTGCGATTACTAGAGGTATGCTCTGCCAAGTTGGAAACTGAAGAAGGTAGTAATAACTCTGCCATACTCCAAGAATCCCCAATAATACTGCAATAAGATAGAATACAAATCCAACTCTTTTTGGAGAAAACTCTCTTTTTAAGAAATTATCAATTCCAAATCCCTTGAAAAATAAGTAAATCCCTAGAACAAACAAAAATCCAAACCACCCCAGTTGTGGTTTACCTAACAAAAAGGCTGCGCCAAAAAGAAGAAAAATTAATCCTGGAGCTCCTATCATGAGCCCCGCAAGTTTTCTGTCTTCCATTACTTCCTTTATATACCTATGAAGGATGAAATAAGTTTCTTCAATTGTTTCACTTTGCTGTATCACTATCCTATCTATAGAAATTATTGGAACTTTTGATTGAAGAGTTGGTAGAATATTCTCATCTTCGCGACCATCTGTTACAAGGATTACTCCTTTAACTTTAATTTTTTTAAGCACTTGATCAAGTTGATCGGATAGAACTATATCTGATTTAACCCCAACATCAATATCTCCCGTTAGTGCTACAACTTCACAAGGAGTTTCTTCTTTTTTCAATTTACGAAAAACTTGTATTGCTCTAAAAAGAACATTTGTATCAGATTCTGTAGGGTCAGCTGTACCAAGTTCCATTGCGGCATTTAGGATATTTTTTTCTCCGATTAGCGGTCCTTTAATGCCTGTTTTTTCTCCAA
This genomic interval carries:
- a CDS encoding DUF47 family protein; this encodes METDMADILTQMKNYSELMVALSYTALLYNNKYIAEEVMELEETVDKLNYEMGKKILEKASKVNNPGDLLSLLHITEATEAIADAAAEIADIVTRGIDAHPIFKEAMKETDQIIARVKICSDSIIIDKTFQEIKLQSKTGIYIFLIKRGKDYIYSPKKYFKVQEGDILYGIGMESGIEKLQELANCRPRA
- a CDS encoding DUF373 family protein — its product is MFEKKILVLSVDRDNDLGEKTGIKGPLIGEKNILNAAMELGTADPTESDTNVLFRAIQVFRKLKKEETPCEVVALTGDIDVGVKSDIVLSDQLDQVLKKIKVKGVILVTDGREDENILPTLQSKVPIISIDRIVIQQSETIEETYFILHRYIKEVMEDRKLAGLMIGAPGLIFLLFGAAFLLGKPQLGWFGFLFVLGIYLFFKGFGIDNFLKREFSPKRVGFVFYLIAVLLGILGVWQSYYYLLQFPTWQSIPLVIATILSRIELIYVAFAIAMFGRFLEAYSTNKKEVMSTLALTFFTAVFSFILYQSANFILGSISLEILMIYLVVAGSLTVLFMRLTGKLRVKIMPEACS